A window from Hemicordylus capensis ecotype Gifberg chromosome 2, rHemCap1.1.pri, whole genome shotgun sequence encodes these proteins:
- the LOC128347754 gene encoding histone H2A type 2-B, with translation MSGRGKQGGKARAKAKSRSSRAGLQFPVGRVHRLLRKGNYAERVGAGAPVYLAAVLEYLTAEILELAGNAARDNKKTRIIPRHLQLAVRNDEELNKLLGGVTIAQGGVLPNIQAVLLPKKTESHKPKGK, from the coding sequence ATGTCTGGCCGTGGCAAGCAGGGGGGGAAGGCACGAGCAAAGGCTAAGTCTCGCTCTTCCAGAGCTGGGCTTCAGTTCCCTGTGGGTCGCGTCCACCGTCTCCTTCGCAAAGGGAATTACGCTGAGCGTGTTGGGGCTGGGGCACCCGTTTACCTGGCTGCAGTGCTGGAGTATCTCACAGCTGAAATTTTGGAATTGGCTGGCAACGCTGCCCGGGACAACAAGAAAACTAGAATCATTCCTCGCCATCTCCAGTTGGCTGTTCGTAATGATGAAGAATTAAACAAACTTCTTGGAGGAGTTACTATTGCCCAAGGTGGTGTTCTGCCCAATATCCAAGCTGTGCTACTGCCCAAGAAAACTGAGAGCCACAAGCCCAAAGGCAAATAA
- the LOC128347753 gene encoding histone H2B 5-like translates to MLDFGSLHLHRESINTGLGRVRLLHNSFFLFTEENRQPSFRMPEPAKSAPAPKKGSKKAVTKTQKKGDKKRRKSRKESYSIYVYKVLKQVHPDTGISSKAMSIMNSFVNDIFERIAGEASRLAHYNKRSTITSREIQTAVRLLLPGELAKHAVSEGTKAVTKYTSSK, encoded by the coding sequence ATGTTGGACTTTGGATCTCTTCATTTGCATAGGGAGAGTATAAATACAGGGCTGGGACGGGTTCGCCTTCTTCacaattctttttttctttttactgaaGAAAACAGACAGCCTTCCTTCAGAATGCCCGAGCCAGCCAAATCTGCTCCCGCTCCTAAGAAGGGCTCTAAGAAAGCAGTGACCAAAACCCAGAAAAAGGGCGACAAGAAGCGCCGTAAGAGCAGGAAGGAGAGTTACTCCATCTACGTCTACAAGGTCCTGAAACAGGTTCACCCCGATACTGGCATTTCTTCCAAGGCGATGAGTATCATGAACTCCTTTGTGAATGATATTTTCGAGCGCATTGCTGGGGAAGCTTCGCGCTTGGCTCACTACAACAAGCGCTCGACCATCACTTCGCGGGAGATCCAGACTGCTGTGCGTCTCTTGCTACCCGGGGAACTGGCCAAGCATGCTGTGTCAGAGGGTACGAAAGCCGTCACCAAGTACACCAGCTCCAAGTAA